One stretch of Chryseobacterium fluminis DNA includes these proteins:
- a CDS encoding SusC/RagA family TonB-linked outer membrane protein encodes MKKTLATFAVFLLPLYFTAQEIMISGNVISENGSGVSGVSIADKNTGKTAVTDENGNFTISANPKDILEFFAPDFFTSTIEVSDRRNYSVVLKKADEKQIEGVVITALGIAKRKEKIGYSTQEVSTRPFETVTTPSIGNLFSGQVAGLNVSNPTGMQQAPQFTLRGNSNLVFVIDGVIVEKEVFQNLDPNNIDNINVLKGATASALYGSRGRYGAILITTKSAKKKGFTVEFSQNTMITGGFTNLPETQTEYGNGSHGKYEFWDGADGGVNDGDMIWGPKFVPGTKIAQWNSPIRDKQTGQVIPWYGTVAGSQYNDKSRYERVPIDWEYHDNLKTFMKPAMINNNNFSISYKNNKDIYRLSGNFMNYDDRIPEAYLQRYGINFSSENHIGEKLIFDTKFNFNQTFTPNIPNYDYNPSGHMYTILIWMGGDVDGRDLRNHMWVPGQEGKTQANWNYAWYNNPWFGAEYYKNKNRTNIINAQTGLEYKATQDFSVKGKISIVENHNKQEILSPYSYFNYSAPRNGGYILNDTKTWNLNSDILATYKKKISENFDFTINAGASTFYYKNDVDNASTDGLKIPEQYSLDNSTGAVKYYDYLKEKLIYSAYTTIDIGLYNAFFLNVSGRNDWSSTLPKANRSYFYPSASLSAVVSNLVKLPESINLLKLSASWAKVAYDFQPYSVRNYYLNNSGITFNGNPTFYYPTTLNYENSLKPEQTESYELGLSAGLFRNRITLDATYFHTLDYNNILQFPSAPSSGFTSQYVNGNEYTTQGLEISLGIVPVKTKDFTWRTLINWSTYEQKLTSIYAGMPNYNNIRLGERMDSYYDTTWQKSPDGKVILNAETGMPTRATTPSNLGHFNPDWTFGFNNTFKYKKLSLTVGIDGSIGGVMRSQVVEKMWWGGKHPNSVAYRDLEYANPGTYYFVPDGVNYNAATGTYTPHTKAISFQDWAQNYPYQARVTEDESELFANVFDRTFVKLRSVILEYDFSHLLNPKGFVKSFTANVSGYNLAMWKKSKNLYSDPDYKIGTGNDIQDPSSRWFGIGFNLKF; translated from the coding sequence ATGAAGAAAACTTTAGCTACGTTTGCCGTTTTTTTACTTCCGCTCTATTTTACAGCTCAGGAAATTATGATTTCAGGAAATGTAATATCAGAGAACGGCTCCGGTGTTTCAGGCGTGAGCATCGCAGATAAAAATACCGGAAAAACAGCTGTTACTGATGAGAACGGTAATTTTACCATTTCAGCAAACCCCAAAGATATTCTCGAATTTTTCGCTCCGGATTTTTTCACTTCTACGATTGAGGTTTCGGACAGAAGAAATTATTCGGTTGTGCTGAAGAAGGCCGACGAAAAACAGATCGAGGGAGTCGTTATTACCGCTTTAGGAATCGCCAAAAGGAAAGAGAAAATCGGGTATTCCACTCAGGAGGTCAGCACCAGACCATTTGAGACCGTTACCACACCCAGTATCGGAAATTTATTTTCAGGACAGGTTGCGGGACTTAACGTTTCCAATCCCACCGGAATGCAGCAGGCTCCCCAGTTTACCCTGAGAGGCAACTCTAATCTTGTTTTCGTGATCGACGGGGTGATTGTGGAAAAAGAAGTTTTTCAGAATCTGGATCCGAATAATATCGATAATATCAATGTCCTCAAAGGAGCAACTGCTTCTGCCCTGTATGGTTCAAGAGGCCGCTACGGAGCCATTTTAATTACTACCAAAAGCGCCAAAAAGAAAGGCTTTACCGTAGAGTTTTCACAGAATACAATGATCACAGGAGGATTCACCAATCTTCCGGAAACCCAAACCGAATACGGAAACGGGTCACACGGAAAGTATGAATTCTGGGACGGAGCCGATGGCGGAGTTAATGACGGAGATATGATCTGGGGGCCAAAGTTTGTTCCGGGAACAAAGATTGCCCAATGGAACAGTCCGATCAGGGACAAGCAGACCGGACAGGTTATCCCCTGGTACGGAACAGTAGCAGGAAGCCAGTATAATGACAAATCCCGGTATGAAAGAGTGCCGATCGATTGGGAATATCATGATAATTTAAAAACATTCATGAAGCCTGCCATGATCAATAACAACAATTTCTCGATCAGCTACAAAAATAACAAAGATATTTACAGGCTCTCCGGAAATTTCATGAACTATGACGACAGAATACCGGAAGCTTATTTACAACGGTACGGGATCAATTTCTCTTCTGAGAATCATATTGGCGAGAAATTAATCTTTGATACGAAGTTCAATTTTAATCAGACCTTTACCCCTAATATTCCGAACTACGATTATAACCCGAGTGGTCACATGTACACCATTCTGATCTGGATGGGCGGTGACGTAGACGGAAGAGACTTAAGAAATCATATGTGGGTGCCGGGACAGGAAGGTAAAACACAGGCCAACTGGAATTATGCATGGTATAATAACCCATGGTTCGGAGCAGAGTATTATAAAAATAAAAACAGAACAAACATCATCAATGCGCAGACCGGCTTAGAATATAAAGCGACTCAGGATTTCTCGGTAAAAGGGAAAATTTCCATTGTTGAAAACCACAATAAGCAGGAGATTTTAAGTCCGTATTCTTATTTCAACTACAGCGCACCGAGAAACGGCGGCTATATTCTGAATGATACCAAAACCTGGAATCTCAATTCAGATATCCTGGCAACGTACAAAAAGAAAATTTCAGAAAATTTTGATTTCACGATCAATGCAGGAGCTTCAACATTTTATTACAAAAATGATGTGGACAATGCTTCGACCGACGGACTGAAAATTCCTGAGCAGTATTCACTGGACAATTCGACAGGAGCCGTTAAATATTATGATTATCTAAAAGAAAAACTAATTTACAGTGCCTATACAACCATAGACATTGGCTTATACAATGCATTCTTCCTCAACGTTTCAGGACGTAACGACTGGTCCTCTACCCTTCCGAAAGCCAACAGATCTTATTTTTATCCTTCTGCTTCTTTAAGTGCCGTTGTTTCTAATTTAGTTAAACTTCCGGAATCAATTAATTTACTGAAACTGTCAGCCTCCTGGGCAAAAGTAGCCTATGATTTCCAGCCTTATTCCGTCAGAAATTATTACCTGAATAACAGCGGCATAACGTTCAACGGAAATCCTACGTTCTATTATCCTACTACCCTGAATTATGAAAACTCTTTAAAACCTGAGCAGACCGAATCGTATGAATTAGGATTAAGCGCAGGATTATTCAGAAACAGGATTACCCTGGATGCTACTTACTTCCATACACTGGATTATAACAATATCCTGCAGTTCCCGAGCGCACCGTCATCCGGTTTCACATCACAATATGTAAACGGAAATGAATATACGACCCAAGGTCTTGAGATCTCATTAGGTATTGTTCCGGTAAAAACAAAAGATTTCACATGGAGAACCTTAATAAACTGGAGCACCTATGAGCAGAAGCTGACTTCCATATATGCCGGTATGCCCAATTATAACAATATCAGATTAGGCGAAAGAATGGACAGCTATTATGACACGACGTGGCAGAAATCTCCGGACGGGAAAGTTATCCTTAATGCAGAAACCGGTATGCCTACCAGAGCAACAACGCCTTCCAATTTGGGTCATTTTAATCCGGACTGGACTTTTGGTTTCAACAATACATTTAAATATAAGAAACTAAGTCTCACAGTGGGAATCGACGGAAGCATCGGCGGGGTGATGAGATCTCAGGTCGTGGAAAAAATGTGGTGGGGAGGAAAGCACCCTAATTCTGTAGCGTACAGGGATCTTGAATATGCCAATCCGGGAACGTATTATTTCGTACCGGACGGGGTAAACTATAATGCCGCGACAGGAACGTATACGCCCCATACCAAAGCCATCAGTTTTCAGGACTGGGCACAGAACTACCCTTATCAGGCAAGGGTGACGGAAGATGAAAGTGAACTGTTTGCCAATGTTTTCGACAGAACTTTCGTGAAACTGAGATCGGTAATTCTGGAATACGATTTTTCTCACCTGTTGAATCCAAAGGGTTTTGTCAAGAGTTTTACTGCGAACGTATCAGGATATAACCTTGCCATGTGGAAAAAATCTAAAAACCTTTACTCAGATCCGGATTATAAAATCGGTACAGGAAATGATATTCAGGATCCGTCCAGCAGATGGTTCGGAATCGGATTTAATCTTAAGTTTTAA
- a CDS encoding SusD/RagB family nutrient-binding outer membrane lipoprotein, with amino-acid sequence MKNSIKLLFVIGLFTLTSCESNLDTINENPNDQASIDPKFLLTYVSKSAFQVNGDNMYASRMMIGTDGENTYQYMKWNDASFDVYTSGLLNTVKMMQEAEKINNKNYQAIGKFYRAFYFFNLSLKFGSIPYSEAVKGESGITQPKYDSQETVMAGILSELKEANDLINSNDKIEGDIIYNGDATKWKKLINSFRLKILITLSKKATVGNYTVATEFASIAGSQTLMSSVTDNGELKFADAADSRYTMFNNSGYGSSLYMADYFINLFKAREDPRLFTFAAQTTAAKEAGKPITDFSGYNGGNPTSPYSDNAALVASKNISKVNDRFYKDATNEPSSVLSYSELEFILAEAAARGWISGSAKTHYDNAVKASFTFYQTYVKNSNQYFTGFDVNQYLTKSLVLYDNSASLPIQLEKIMTQKYMTMFHQSQWTSYYDYLRTGYPNYPLQTGVAAPVRFRYPQAEYNYNSVNLQAALTAQYGGNDNINSKPWWLQ; translated from the coding sequence ATGAAAAATAGCATAAAATTGTTATTCGTTATCGGATTATTTACATTGACCTCTTGTGAATCGAATCTGGACACCATTAATGAAAATCCTAATGATCAGGCGAGCATCGACCCTAAATTTCTTTTAACATACGTTTCAAAATCGGCATTCCAGGTGAATGGGGATAATATGTATGCTTCAAGAATGATGATCGGGACCGACGGAGAAAATACCTACCAGTATATGAAATGGAATGATGCTTCTTTCGATGTCTATACCTCCGGCCTCCTGAATACGGTTAAAATGATGCAGGAAGCGGAAAAGATCAATAATAAAAATTACCAGGCGATCGGTAAATTTTACAGAGCCTTTTATTTCTTTAATTTAAGTTTAAAATTTGGAAGTATTCCCTATTCCGAGGCCGTAAAAGGTGAATCGGGAATTACCCAGCCTAAATATGACAGTCAGGAAACGGTGATGGCCGGGATTTTATCTGAACTGAAAGAAGCCAATGATCTCATAAATTCCAACGACAAAATTGAAGGCGACATCATTTATAACGGCGATGCCACAAAATGGAAAAAGCTGATCAACTCTTTCCGTCTGAAGATCCTGATCACCCTTTCTAAAAAAGCGACAGTTGGAAATTATACGGTTGCTACAGAATTTGCTTCGATTGCCGGAAGCCAGACTTTAATGTCATCAGTCACAGATAACGGAGAATTAAAATTTGCAGATGCGGCAGACAGCAGATATACCATGTTTAATAACAGTGGATACGGATCGAGTCTGTATATGGCAGATTATTTTATCAATTTATTCAAAGCCAGGGAAGACCCCCGCTTATTTACTTTTGCAGCACAAACGACGGCAGCGAAAGAAGCAGGAAAACCCATTACCGATTTTTCAGGATACAACGGAGGAAACCCAACTTCTCCCTATTCTGATAATGCTGCACTGGTTGCTTCAAAAAATATTTCCAAGGTCAATGACCGCTTCTATAAAGATGCAACCAATGAGCCCTCATCTGTTTTAAGCTATTCTGAACTGGAATTTATTTTGGCAGAAGCTGCGGCACGAGGCTGGATTTCAGGTTCTGCAAAAACCCATTATGATAATGCCGTCAAAGCAAGTTTTACATTTTATCAGACGTATGTGAAAAATTCAAACCAGTATTTTACAGGTTTCGATGTGAATCAATACTTAACTAAATCTTTAGTTTTATATGATAATTCGGCGTCACTGCCTATTCAGCTGGAAAAGATCATGACTCAGAAATACATGACCATGTTCCATCAGTCCCAATGGACCTCCTACTATGATTATCTGAGAACCGGATATCCGAATTACCCATTACAGACAGGAGTTGCCGCCCCTGTACGGTTCAGATATCCTCAGGCCGAGTACAATTACAACAGTGTCAATTTACAGGCAGCATTGACCGCACAATACGGAGGAAACGACAATATCAACTCGAAACCCTGGTGGCTGCAGTAA
- a CDS encoding phosphocholine-specific phospholipase C, with protein MDRREFLEKSSLLLAGLGTSGVLHPSILKALTIEPAAESTFYDAEHVVILMQENRSFDHAFGALKGVRGFLDQRAFIKQDGHPVFFQKGDNGKYASPARLDLRNTKSTWMSSLPHSWDNQQKALNKGKYNQWLQAKASGNKDYKDIPLTLGYYNREDLPFYYQLADAFTIFDQYFCSSLTGTTPNRLFLWSGTLREQQNGKVKPNVYNENIDYDKARQAKWKTFPEVLEEQNVSWKIYQNEISLPKGMSGEQEAWLSNFTDNPIEWFSNFNVKFSKGYYENIPNIIVHLKKEAEKNPLQKERLEGMITELQNDLTEYKPENFDKLSQHQRNLHEKAFTTNSGDPDFWNLETGNDENGERLVVPKGDVLYQFRKDVEEKKLPLVSWLVAPEHFSDHPGSPWYGAWYISEVLNILTKDPETWKKTIFIINYDENDGYFDHVLPFAPPINPSQPVDINGKDGVEYVSRSQEYMTSQKLKDHERIEGTIGLGYRVPMIIASPWTKGGFVNSEVSDHTSVLQFLEKFIHQKFNKDVTIDNISDWRRAICGDLTSAFNSSDIKVPRMDYLDQKNYTKTINAARNKPVPHLKWHTENELKGHLLEIQERGLKPSNPLPYDYQVNFENDQIKMTNLNKAGIPLLIYDRTRLDKDDFCFSYALYAKQEWLHAVPAGKYNLEVFGPNGFYRNFKGEKKPSFEISLVNNRSKNQVELIFKKRSNENLQVSLENLYEKKPNKISLQHPEQSIIIELGKMKGWYDLKLMAGHNIWHFAGRIETGKPSTSDPHWA; from the coding sequence ATGGACAGAAGAGAATTTTTAGAAAAATCAAGTTTACTTTTAGCCGGCTTAGGAACTTCGGGAGTTTTACATCCCTCTATTTTAAAGGCGTTAACTATAGAACCTGCCGCAGAATCAACTTTTTATGATGCAGAACATGTCGTCATTTTAATGCAGGAAAACCGCTCTTTCGATCATGCTTTCGGGGCATTGAAAGGCGTGAGAGGTTTCTTGGATCAAAGAGCTTTCATTAAGCAGGACGGCCATCCGGTTTTCTTTCAGAAGGGTGATAACGGCAAATATGCGTCTCCCGCACGTTTAGATTTAAGAAATACGAAATCCACGTGGATGAGTTCCCTGCCCCATTCCTGGGATAATCAGCAGAAAGCACTGAATAAAGGAAAGTACAATCAGTGGCTTCAGGCAAAAGCTTCAGGAAATAAAGATTATAAAGACATTCCTCTTACACTGGGATATTACAACCGGGAAGATCTGCCATTTTATTACCAATTAGCAGACGCATTCACCATTTTTGATCAGTATTTCTGTTCTTCATTAACGGGAACCACTCCGAACCGTCTGTTTCTTTGGTCAGGAACCCTACGGGAGCAGCAAAACGGAAAGGTAAAGCCCAATGTTTATAATGAAAACATCGATTACGATAAAGCCAGACAGGCAAAGTGGAAAACCTTTCCAGAGGTGTTGGAGGAGCAGAATGTTTCGTGGAAAATTTATCAGAACGAAATCAGTCTTCCGAAAGGAATGTCCGGTGAGCAGGAAGCCTGGCTGAGTAATTTTACGGATAATCCGATCGAATGGTTTTCAAACTTCAATGTAAAATTTTCGAAAGGATATTATGAAAACATTCCGAATATCATTGTACATTTAAAAAAGGAAGCCGAAAAAAATCCCTTACAGAAAGAGAGACTGGAAGGAATGATTACTGAACTTCAGAATGATCTGACCGAATATAAGCCGGAAAATTTTGATAAGCTTTCTCAGCATCAAAGAAATCTTCACGAAAAAGCTTTTACTACCAATTCCGGCGATCCTGATTTCTGGAATCTGGAAACCGGAAATGATGAAAACGGAGAGAGGCTGGTCGTTCCGAAAGGAGATGTATTATACCAGTTCAGAAAAGATGTCGAAGAGAAAAAACTGCCGTTGGTATCGTGGCTGGTAGCTCCCGAGCATTTTTCTGATCATCCCGGATCGCCTTGGTACGGAGCCTGGTACATTTCCGAGGTGTTAAATATCTTGACAAAAGATCCTGAAACCTGGAAAAAAACAATTTTCATTATCAACTATGATGAAAATGACGGTTATTTTGATCACGTTTTACCATTTGCCCCGCCCATAAATCCAAGTCAGCCTGTGGATATCAATGGTAAAGACGGCGTAGAGTATGTCAGCAGGAGTCAGGAATATATGACTTCACAAAAGCTGAAGGATCACGAAAGAATAGAAGGCACTATTGGTCTTGGATACAGAGTCCCGATGATTATCGCTTCCCCGTGGACCAAAGGAGGATTCGTGAATTCTGAAGTTTCAGATCATACGTCAGTTCTTCAGTTTCTGGAAAAATTCATTCATCAAAAATTTAATAAAGACGTCACCATAGATAATATCAGTGATTGGCGTAGAGCTATTTGCGGAGATTTAACTTCCGCTTTTAATTCATCGGATATCAAAGTTCCCAGGATGGATTACCTGGATCAGAAGAATTATACAAAAACCATCAATGCTGCGAGAAATAAGCCTGTTCCCCATTTAAAATGGCATACCGAAAATGAACTGAAGGGCCACTTACTGGAAATCCAGGAGCGGGGGCTGAAGCCTTCAAATCCGCTTCCCTATGATTATCAGGTTAATTTTGAAAATGATCAGATTAAAATGACGAACCTGAACAAAGCGGGAATTCCATTATTAATCTATGACCGTACAAGGCTGGACAAAGATGATTTCTGTTTCTCGTATGCGTTATATGCTAAACAGGAATGGTTACATGCGGTACCTGCTGGAAAATATAATCTTGAAGTTTTTGGTCCTAATGGGTTTTACAGAAATTTTAAAGGTGAAAAAAAACCCAGTTTCGAAATCTCATTAGTCAATAATCGATCAAAAAATCAGGTTGAACTTATTTTCAAAAAGAGAAGTAACGAAAATCTGCAGGTTTCATTAGAAAACCTGTATGAGAAAAAACCAAATAAAATATCATTGCAACACCCCGAACAAAGCATCATTATAGAACTCGGTAAGATGAAAGGATGGTATGATCTCAAGCTTATGGCCGGCCACAACATCTGGCATTTTGCAGGCAGAATAGAAACGGGTAAGCCCTCCACTTCGGACCCTCACTGGGCTTAA
- a CDS encoding WxL protein host-binding domain-containing protein: MIKRIFLLIMFMLQFCFIKAGIVVLNGLSHTYQVETGKVYKGKIAIENTGNQPQSVKLFLQDYSYKSDGTTSYTAPHTNDKTNSDWIKINTNLVTLKAKQKTEVYYEITIPDTISEPGSYWSVIMVEPVDEIKPDHNKQGVNITSIIRYAIQVITNFDSEKAKSDLKFEGVKIEKEEGRRILKVDISNKGNLYCKPTVNIEIYNKKNGQKLENLSSQAMGLLPQTSKSFHIDISKIPPDRYNAVLIATDEDENAFALNVELEVKND; the protein is encoded by the coding sequence ATGATAAAGCGCATTTTCCTGTTGATAATGTTTATGCTTCAATTCTGTTTTATAAAAGCGGGTATTGTGGTCCTTAATGGTCTTTCCCATACTTATCAGGTAGAAACCGGAAAGGTGTATAAAGGAAAAATAGCCATAGAAAATACAGGTAACCAGCCTCAGAGCGTAAAATTGTTTCTCCAGGACTACAGCTATAAATCTGATGGTACCACCAGCTATACGGCCCCTCATACGAATGATAAAACCAATTCGGATTGGATAAAGATAAACACCAACTTAGTCACCCTTAAAGCCAAACAAAAAACAGAAGTTTATTACGAAATTACCATCCCTGATACGATTTCTGAGCCTGGAAGCTATTGGAGTGTCATCATGGTGGAGCCGGTGGATGAGATAAAACCTGACCATAATAAGCAGGGAGTAAACATTACCTCCATTATACGGTATGCCATTCAGGTAATTACCAATTTTGATTCGGAAAAAGCAAAATCCGACTTAAAATTTGAAGGTGTAAAAATTGAAAAGGAAGAAGGAAGACGTATTCTGAAGGTTGACATTTCCAATAAAGGAAATCTCTACTGCAAACCAACGGTCAACATAGAAATCTACAATAAAAAGAACGGCCAGAAACTCGAAAATTTATCCAGCCAGGCCATGGGATTATTACCGCAAACCTCAAAATCATTCCATATTGATATCAGCAAAATTCCTCCCGACCGATACAACGCCGTATTGATCGCCACTGATGAAGATGAAAATGCTTTCGCTCTCAATGTGGAACTAGAAGTAAAGAATGATTAA